In Plasmodium gaboni strain SY75 chromosome 8, whole genome shotgun sequence, the sequence TAAGTAAGATAGATGATTTATTAAAGGATGAAGATacattaaataatacaattaATAACAATGAAACGAAAATATCTGATGTTGAATATTCATCTGATAATAAAACGGAAAAGATAAAGAAACAAGAGGGAGATAGATATACCCATTTTTATGACAAAAAGACAATATGTAATTATActaaatataattttaatgaaaagaatgtaaaaaatattatggATATACCTAGTAAATACAACATTTCAACTATTTCATATAAACgtataaatgataataaaaaaagtaatattagtttaaaaacaaaacatATGAAAGGTAGTATATTCAAAACATGTGAATTATTCAAGAGGAGAgagaaatattttatgagTACATTAGCATCATCCAATAATGTATATGATAAGatggaaaaaaaacattttaacgaggaaaaaaataatcatcaaaaggaagaagaaaattataataagaaaataaataataataacaacataatatgtaatgataataataataataataataataatacacTTTGtcatgataataatattactaACAATATAGGCGTGGATATAAAAGAACACGTCATTTCAGATAGGAACGAActatgtaataatataaaaatggttgaagaaaatgattttatgtatgatataaaaatgttagataaaaaaataattaattcTGATGAAtcagaaaaaaaaacttttCGTACAAGTAAAGTTCCTGTGTCACCCATAAGTAGGGCAACCGTTTTTGGTAAGgttttttttgatattgCAAAAAATAGTAgtatagaatatataaaaaataaaataataaataaaaatataaatataaataaatatagtaataataataatttaatgAATGATGATGTAAATTctgataataataattatagcaatataataatgaatgAAAAGAATGCAGAAATTTTAGCAAACGGTTTAAGCAAAATGAGAGGTGTAGTTTTAAAATTAGGACAAATGATTAGCTTACAAGATGAATATTTATCTCctatattaataaaagCTTTAAAAATTGTTCATAATTCTGCTGATATTATGCCTAAGGATCAATTAATACaagtattaaaaaaagaaattggagatgattatgaaaaaaaatttgattattttaattatgaACCATTTGCTAGTGCTTCCATAGGACAAGTACATGATGctataataaataaaaataaaaaggtAGCTGTGAAAATACAATATCCAGGAGTATATGAATCAATAGATAgtgatataaaaaatttattatttattaatcAATATACAAATcttatattaaaaaatttatatatagaaaatttATGTAATGTTATCAAAAAGGAATTGAAATGTGAATGTgattatattaatgaagcaaaatattatgctctttttaaaaatatttttaaaaacagtaaatatttttatgtacCATCAATATATCCagaatatattacaaaacATATATTAGTAACATCATATGTTAATGGAATTACATTAGATGAAGTTTCAAAGAAATTACCACAACCTATAAGAGATTCAATTGGTCAGCGGATActatatttatgtttacATGAATTATTTGTATTCAAAGTTATGAATACTGATCCAAATCTGGGAAATTTCTTATATGATATagaaaaagataaattaTGCTTAATAGATTTTGGAGCTACACgatcatataaaaatgaatttgTTGATCAATATTTAAGGTTAGTTAAAGCTTCAATAGAAGAAGATGAAgcaaaaatatatcattattcTCTTATGcttaattttttcaatGGTCAAGAAAATCAAGAAATGAAAACATCTCATATTAAATCAGTTATATTAGTTGGAGAAccatttaaaaatgatatatatgattttgGTCATAGAGATATAGctaaacaaatatataatctattacctaaaattatatataacagATTAGTACCACCTAGGTCagaaatatatactttGCATAGGAAACTATCAGGTTGTTATTTAATTTGTATGAAGTTAAAAGCAAAGGTTAGAGCTGCACAAATTTTTAATTCCATATACCAAAATTATAGATTCACTATAGATGATACTTATGTAAACAGAAACATTAATAAGCAATAAATTAGCTCTACTGCATTAATATAACTATTGTGcatacaaaaatatatatatatatatatgtatatatatatatatgtatgtatacatatataatatttattaaacTTTATTTTCAACATTTTATACGCCTCATTAATTAAAACAATCaacttttttaaaattcatatatttatatagattttatataattggtctttataaatatatacctatatattttacatttCCTACTTTTTTTGGTTAcctatataaatatataaacattggaatatttatttttttgtatacTCAATtgaagatatatatatatatatatacatatatatatatatttttatttatttatgatattatttattaaaacattATAATGAACCCTTTTTAAAggaattaaataaaaaatataaaagcCTAAAGACATCtattgtaaaaataatataagaatataataattaataataatgttttatcatttcaaaaaaaaaaaaagaaaagaagaAAGAATTACATATGtaagatatatatacataggcggatattataacataaaaaggaaatcataacattaataaaaaaaaaaaaaaattatgaaatgACATAAGTGTAATTGTgaaaatgttttataaattaatgaatgaataataaaaaaaaaaaaaaaaataataaaaataatacatatatatatatatatatatatatatttatataaactcgtttattttatatttttaatttaaaaaaattataaaattttattttattattttataatttctttctataatttttgacggatatatatataaaaataagcTATCAACTCCAACATTCAAAAATAagagaaatatatatatattatatatatacaaataatgaagattgaatacataataaaagaaaaaaaaaaaaaaaaaaaaatatttataccataatgattatttatttttaacGGTCCCAAATgtatattctatatatgGTGCTAAATGTTTATcaatacatatataaacatatatatacaaatatatatatatatatatatatatttttattttaaatatttcgATTTTTCGGATAAGTATATTGCTTGTATTGTGATATCGTCCAcaatattttcttcttcgTTTAACCATCGATCCCAGGATTCCCTTGCTAAATTTTCAACGGCATCTTGAACCttcaaaaagaaaaaaataaaaaaaagtataaaaCATGTTTTTAACAATActgttatatatataattgtaatataatgaaaatattaataacTACATATTCTTACATTGTTATATCCAAATTcataaattaaattaacTGCTTCTTCTGAAGATATAAATTCCCACACACCATCACTACAAATGAGAACCAGTATGTCTTCatcttcatttatatttacttCAATAAAATCTGGTTCGGCTATTATTCCTATCTGATGCCCAATGGTATCACCTATAGCTctatataaagaataaaataaaaaatatatgtacataaataaatacaaatatataaatatatataaatatatatatatatatatatatatatatatgtacatattGTAGAATTATTTCCCATTTTACAATTCTattgtaattattttttttattttagTTTTACCTTGACATTGCTAATCCTGgataaaatttattttttatgaaaacACGATAGGGTATATCTCCTTCTAACTTCATAACTTGTCCTCCAGAACTTAttattcttcttttttcaGCAGCACAATTTGGCTTATGATCTTTGGTTAATTCTACTGCTGATAATTGATTTGATCCATTTTTTCGTTTTCCAAGAACAGCTCTAGAATCTCCTACATAAGCtacatataatttcttttctttGAACAAATGAACAATAATAGTAGCTGTAGTACCACTCATAGTACTATCaaagaatattttattttttttcttttttctttttttcatttttttttttttttgtttcttttttttggtaGTTAATgatttttcttctttaaCATCTgtatcattttctttttttgtttttttattttccttaTTAAATTCATCATCAATACTACTATTActttcttcttcttcatcatcatctttattatcattGGATTCATCTTCTTCGTCGTCTTCttcatcttcatcatcttcTATAGTATCATCATAATCATAACTATCATCACTATTTGTATCACTATCagtataattattatatccTTGCATATTTTCTAATGTTTGATCGTTTATAACAAAATTAGAATTTATATGGAActtattattactatttttatttgtaaaaGAATCTAAATATGCATTTGTAGTTCtttcaatattttcatGAATATTTAGAAAGGCTTTTGTAAAAACTTCTTTTggattttttaaaaaattttcgtttttaataatcatatatgGTAGTTCTTTTTGTACATAATTAGAAACATCATGTCCATATGGTCCATGACCATCAAAAATAGCATATAAGGCTAGATTCTCCgtagtaataataataaaatcaTCTTGATTTGGACTTTCTGGTTTTAATCCTTTCCTACATACATATCCAATACCATTTTCATGTAATTTCTCTACAGatccttttatttttacacACTTCTTTTCAAAATCTTCTTGGAAATGTGAAGCTCTTACTCCAGCTACCGATGAACGATTTTTTAAagtttttttcttcttatctaattttttttttctttcttcttcttcatcttcTTCTCCTTCAACCTCTTCCTTTACTTCATTTTCGCTTATTTTTCTTGTTGTCACATTTTCAGATGATTCCTTAAATTTATCATCATTGTGTTTTAATTCCTGTATGcttctttttatttcttcaGTTTCATCGGGCAAATCAATTTTGGTGCTAATTGAAAGTCTTCTTCtagtattttttttctctttaactaaaaaaaaaaaaaaaaaacaaaaaaattaacaaatatatatgataaaaaattttttaaaaggATTGTATACTATTTAAATTGTTAAACAAAATgtatacacatatatataatattaatgtatataaaaaataaaataatcaCAAAATTATTggaatattattattatttcgatttattaatatatatatatatatatatatatatatgaagttattttgtttttttcaTAATGTTGTATgtacataaatatatcatacATGCCATAGTTACAGTgcaaaaattaaaagaaaaagaaaaaaatgtaacGGTATAATCTATTAGACAACTTTAACATCAGATGGATAAATTATACAcatatcatatatatatttttatgtaatgACAGGATgtgtaaaaatattttcattatatttataagatatataaataattatgaatatataacaaatattatatttcatatgtacatatacatatatatatatatatatacatgtacTCATAAGCatacacataaatataaaaaaatatatatgtattctctttgtatattatgaacacatatattaccagaattttttttaagaaaagAGATGCATGTACCCATGTCTTTATCTCCTTTTTCACAATAAAAAACAcatcataataaataaaaaaaaaaaaaaaaaaaaaaaaaaaaaaaaaaaaaaaaaaaaaaaaaaaaaaaaaaaaaaaaaaaaaaacattaaaCACTCATCACAACTAACATATAAAAACGGATATATTATAACCAAacacaaaaatataaaatttacaaaaaaaaaataaatatataacaatataaatatattaaaaatatttaaacaaacaaatatattcaatatatatattcatacAAAGTAACAATTTATAAGGAATAAAAACATGAAACCATcttaacaaaaaaataaaatcaaatcaaaaaaaaaaaaaagtaaaagAGAGAAAAAGAGAAAGAGAGAGAgaatatgtaaatataaattaataatgcaatataattgtaatatattttttacaaattaataatgaaacacactaaataaaaaatactcatttatagtaataattaccaaaaaaaaaaaaaaaataaaaggtACATACATTTCGTATGtgtaataaataaatatatatatatatattaagaagatatatatttatttttccattttccttttttttttttttttttaattataaattatccacaattaaatatatacatataatatatataatattaaaaatatgcaTTTAAAAGGCATATAAAACATgggtaaaaaaaataaatacatatatttttcatatatattatgtattattttttacatgcatataataatatatatttttttattatataattttatattatccatggttaatatgtaaataaatatgaatgtataaaatatttatatatatatatatatatatataaataatacaaaaattatataaaatgttacatatatatatattatttatacttATTAATGTGCATTTTTGAATacacattatatatatttaaatatattaaaaaaaaaataaaaaatatataatatataatatatttcttttcttcttaTTTTACCTGTATCCATATGGCTCCTTTTCTTCTCATTATTTTCACTTATCGGTTTATTTATAGATTTATCATcgttttttatttttatattttttttatacatattcAAAAGTATTCTTTAGTGTAACACTTATGAAGAGATATTTCGAATAAGcgcaaaaaaaaaaaaaaaaaaaaaaaaaaaatatgtatgtataaaaaaaatatatatatatttatttattttaataatcactaaaaaaaatattttatttgaaaaaatataatggATATACTAATAAATGTCCTTTGGTGAAATATGTACAtgtatttaaaatatatgtatattatataaatgtataatatataaatgtagatatataaatgtaagatatatatatgtaagttatataaatgtaagatatatatatgtatgttatatatatttatattttatatatgtatatataattttaaaattcAAATCAGCTTGTCAattgaaaaattaaaaacaataacatatacatatatcCCGCATCATAAAAGAACGATAGATAAcgatattatataattacaaCTTCAAGTATAGATATAgattttttaattttgtacatatatacgatatatattaatatatacacacacatatatatatatatattaaatttttttatttctttgATTCTCCtaatttttaattcttcttcttatataatatttaagaatatgataattaaaaaaaaaaaaatttaatactgtttcaataaaaaaaaaaaataaataaatttatacatttacaaatatttcatcctaatgtattaatatagTAATACACACTAATATACTTTCGTTACATCATATTCGTACTTattattttactttttttttttttttttttttttgtataatGTACATTTTCActtatatcttttttttttttttaattttcttatatatattaagacgcgcacattatataaatttataataaatgagaaatatataatatgtatatatatatatgatataatggataattaaatataataaaaaaaaaatataaaatgatattacatctatattttgtaattcaatataataatatgaaatatatatatatataaataaaaaacataaatatattaattaatattatattcaatataatatataaaaaccTTCTTATTGCtatttatatcaaaattttaaataattttctatgtctttatatttatatattatattgaaGAACCATTTATAAgattaatttatatatatatatatatatataatatatatgttaatgTTTTTTAGTCActcaaaaaaataaaataaaataaaataaaattttttttttttcaatttttaGTATATGActtattttgtatatatatatatatatatatatatatatatatataataaattaagttatatttatctatttttcttttttttttttttttttttttttttttttttttttttttttttttttttttttttttttNNNNNNNNNNNNNNNNNNNNNNNNNNNNNNNNNNNNNNNNNNNNNNNNNNNNNNNNNNNNNNNNNNNNNNNNNNNNNNNNNNNNNNNNNNNNNNNNNNNNtttttttttttttttttttatttttttttttttttttatattttttttaatttttttttttttttttttttttttttttttttttttttttttttttttttgtttacATATTGTTGTTTcaataattaaattttgttgatattttaaatatataggtagtatataattttataattaactttatcttcttttttttattttttattttatcttcttttatatttttttcacatatatatattcttcttcttctttttttttttttttttttttttttttttgtgcAGAAATTTGATTAAAACAACCGTTACATTATCctaataaaataaaaaatgaaaaaatatatacgTGTCTACATATAAAGAGAATTATAATTTACAacatgaatatatttattactttattaaaatattatataatattaattatattatattattgtagaaggtatatttatgtaatatttttatattgtttttcTATTAAAATTACTTGAGATTTTTTATCAACAATAGCATGTTCCACcataatattacaaataCTCTTTGCATCGAATACtgtcttttttttttcaacGTTTACCAATCTTTCTTCCTATAATTAGAAAgcataaatataaaaatatattattcatattataaaatatgaaaatggtagtatatatatatatatatatatatatatattttcttttatttatataccTTTTTAGACAAATTTGTTATCTCATTTATTACATAGTTTATATCAACAAAACCAAAAAATCCATCTGTTCCCagaattataaaattatcgtcagaatttattttaaacTTTTTAAATGTCCCTGTACACAATAAGCCATATTTCTTTAATCtaaaaaaagagaaattAATTGgtataattatataacatacaaaataatttgaaatattttgcttcatttattttattataatatatatatatatatatatgtatattacGATAAGTCCCCAAAAGATCTTGTAACATCGATTATATCGTTCACTCTTCCATTTTCAATAGTACCTCcatgttttattattctttctttttctGTTATAACCCAAGGCTTATGAATATCTACTAACTCAATGGCTTAGGAAAgataaaaggaaaaaacataataaataaatatatatataacaatcAAGATTGATAGGAATAATTCTATGTACATATTAACAACTTTTTTGTTAGaataaaagaattttatccctttatataatataccttgattacaattatttaaataacGACACAAATAAGCACATGAATCTCCtatgtttataatataagcatattcatcttttattaaaacTATCACACATGTGGCACCGTCTGAATAGcaaaaaatatgaaattattttatgtcACCCACATTATCGttaaaacatatacatatatatatatatatatatatatatatatatatgtatttatttatttattgtgGTGTATATACATTGTTATCACCT encodes:
- a CDS encoding putative ABC1 family, which codes for MRVPFIIKKKKLHLFLLPNKKRYYMSYREIVKFKNNGKENHKQLNIEKKNIGHLNREGCVSVHTTTTPFEIFKWSYILNTKNEKVINDIINRQDQEEKVEKKGEKKKKRKKNLTLLDINKMMNQYRLIINVNENDMFIEKEIQNAFYNIIDDLSYYFDKYDTINMVLKNIMKNESLFFYLIYNNMKYIHALPFKIFWKYENVEEFYKNKNINEYDNDENEYIFKSVDLSKIDDLLKDEDTLNNTINNNETKISDVEYSSDNKTEKIKKQEGDRYTHFYDKKTICNYTKYNFNEKNVKNIMDIPSKYNISTISYKRINDNKKSNISLKTKHMKGSIFKTCELFKRREKYFMSTLASSNNVYDKMEKKHFNEEKNNHQKEEENYNKKINNNNNIICNDNNNNNNNNTLCHDNNITNNIGVDIKEHVISDRNELCNNIKMVEENDFMYDIKMLDKKIINSDESEKKTFRTSKVPVSPISRATVFGKVFFDIAKNSSIEYIKNKIINKNININKYSNNNNLMNDDVNSDNNNYSNIIMNEKNAEILANGLSKMRGVVLKLGQMISLQDEYLSPILIKALKIVHNSADIMPKDQLIQVLKKEIGDDYEKKFDYFNYEPFASASIGQVHDAIINKNKKVAVKIQYPGVYESIDSDIKNLLFINQYTNLILKNLYIENLCNVIKKELKCECDYINEAKYYALFKNIFKNSKYFYVPSIYPEYITKHILVTSYVNGITLDEVSKKLPQPIRDSIGQRILYLCLHELFVFKVMNTDPNLGNFLYDIEKDKLCLIDFGATRSYKNEFVDQYLRLVKASIEEDEAKIYHYSLMLNFFNGQENQEMKTSHIKSVILVGEPFKNDIYDFGHRDIAKQIYNLLPKIIYNRLVPPRSEIYTLHRKLSGCYLICMKLKAKVRAAQIFNSIYQNYRFTIDDTYVNRNINKQ
- a CDS encoding putative protein phosphatase; translation: MGTCISFLKKNSVKEKKNTRRRLSISTKIDLPDETEEIKRSIQELKHNDDKFKESSENVTTRKISENEVKEEVEGEEDEEEERKKKLDKKKKTLKNRSSVAGVRASHFQEDFEKKCVKIKGSVEKLHENGIGYVCRKGLKPESPNQDDFIIITTENLALYAIFDGHGPYGHDVSNYVQKELPYMIIKNENFLKNPKEVFTKAFLNIHENIERTTNAYLDSFTNKNSNNKFHINSNFVINDQTLENMQGYNNYTDSDTNSDDSYDYDDTIEDDEDEEDDEEDESNDNKDDDEEEESNSSIDDEFNKENKKTKKENDTDVKEEKSLTTKKKKQKKKKMKKRKKKKNKIFFDSTMSGTTATIIVHLFKEKKLYVAYVGDSRAVLGKRKNGSNQLSAVELTKDHKPNCAAEKRRIISSGGQVMKLEGDIPYRVFIKNKFYPGLAMSRAIGDTIGHQIGIIAEPDFIEVNINEDEDILVLICSDGVWEFISSEEAVNLIYEFGYNNVQDAVENLARESWDRWLNEEENIVDDITIQAIYLSEKSKYLK
- a CDS encoding putative protein phosphatase, encoding SVNNTCKRIDERIAQEYPNSRDGATCVIVLIKDEYAYIINIGDSCAYLCRYLNNCNQAIELVDIHKPWVITEKERIIKHGGTIENGRVNDIIDVTRSFGDLSLKKYGLLCTGTFKKFKINSDDNFIILGTDGFFGFVDINYVINEITNLSKKEERLVNVEKKKTVFDAKSICNIMVEHAIVDKKSQDNVTVVLIKFLHKKKKKKKKKKKKKNIYM